The following DNA comes from Triticum aestivum cultivar Chinese Spring chromosome 3D, IWGSC CS RefSeq v2.1, whole genome shotgun sequence.
GACGGTGGGGGAGGCCAGGGGAGGTCACGAGGCGCACACGGCAGCAGCAGACGGCCCATCCGACGCTGGATTGGGCGGACCGAAAAAGGAGAGGTCGGGAGGTTGAGGTAAGAAGATCAGTTGTTCGATTTCGATCCGAGATGGCTCAAAAATCGACTAGCCCCAAACCTATTTTTGGGCTACTTGTAAATAACCAGCTCCTTTTTTGGTCTCTGTGCAATACACTCGGGCTGGTCTTGTGGCGCCGCCTTGGCTCCTCGTATTCTTTCGGTGAACTCGCTGCCGTGACATGAGCCTTTGAGGCGCAATGTACTTTGTCGGCGGCGACTCTTGGACAACGCCTTCGTTGGGTCCGACTAGTTTCTGCCGACCACTTGCCATTACTTGGCGCTTGGGTGCAGGGTACGTTGATCCAGTTCGGCCCCATGGTTTGGTCGTGCTTCCGGTTCTCCCGGCTTTGGTTGTGGTGTGGTTTTTTGTGTTATGTGTTCTATGAGATGGGCTAGGCGTGTTTAGTTTGATGTGTGTTGGAGGGCTCAGCATCCCTTGTTCTGCTTAGCCCACACTTAGTGTGGTGCCTCCTTTCTTATCTGTATGATTGTTCTCTCTTACCCATCAATGAAAATATGCAATCCCTGCGTATTTGTGATAAAAGATGCTTCAATTTGATGGTTGAAGTATTTTTTTAGGCAACACTGTAATATGTCAAATATACATTTTTATGGGGCtgacacatctagatgtgcacTATACATCTAAGTAACTCAATGAAgcatataaataaagaaaaagaaaatatatacCCACACGAATCTTcatgtaagatcaatgacatagaatctacactagtagaaaacaggctttggttcggccagaaaagagcattaatcccggttgcattacgaaccgggactaatatgagcattagtcccggttcgagcggctagggcaccgtacaggcattagtcccggttcaaatgggacctttagtcccggttggtgccacgaatcgggactaaagggtacgatgcccattagtaccggttcgtggcatcaaccggtactaaaggttagacctttagtcccggttcgagccaccaaccggtactaatggggtttgaggcattagtaccggttcatggcacgaaccggtactaaaggtcccattttcaaactctaacaccccccttggatcgccttttcagttttgcaaaaaggaaaagaaaatgataaaaacttcaaaaattaaaatccttccagatgtagttatgttactacatgtactagttaggaaaatttaaaaatttaaatttggacatgttttgcaaaaagtgtagggaaaatgtaaaacggctataacttttgcatacgatgtcagaaaaaacgtataatatataaaaaaattcagcacgaaaatccgcatccgattttgaccgcctacggcctgtttgcaaatttctagaatcctcaaattctaaaaggaaaaaaagttatgctcaaatttctatttttttttgttaaatctggtcaaactatggtcaaactacttattcaagaagtattagtgttactaaataattactcaagaatattagtgttactaaataattatttcagtttttttgaattttggtcaaatctggtcatactgtggtcaaactaattattcaagaaatattagtgttactaaataattatttcagtttttttgaattttggtcaaatctggtcaaactgtggtcaaactatggtcaaactacttattcaagaaatattagtgttactaaataattattgttttttagaaatagtttcaaactcaaacagtgaaatgtatgacttcatgctcaagctaaattcctgagggttaataggattgacatcttactattgtcaggaaaacaacaaatgcagacttggaaacgatggagaatagaacccggaagttaagtgtgctcaggctggagtagtgagaggatggatgaccgttcgggaagttagatgatttggaatgatgaggggtgattagagattagaggttaaattgagtagtgatgaggggtgattagagattagaggttaaaataattcagaaatttgaaaataaaaaaaagtaaaaaaattcaaaaaatttcctttagtaccagttggtgttaccaaccgggactaaaggtggacctccaggcagcggccacgtggaaccgggactaaagggggaggctttagtaacgacctttagtcccggtttcagaaccgggactaaaggcccttatgaactgggactaaaggccctttttctactagtgctagatgTACAATATTTTATGACACATCTATATGTGCTTTAGCAAAGCTATTTTTTTATATACCAAGGTCATAGTGTTGGTATCTGAAAATACAGTTATTTTAAAGCATATCTAGATATGCTCtacgtgttgcacatctaagtcttaTGTCATTGATTCTACACTAAGATTCGTGCAAgcattttctttgtcttttttctttgtTCCTTCTAGTTTGGTTGAgccacttagatgtgcaataattagGGCATATATAGACCCCTGGAAATATACTGAGGTCAATTTTTAGATACCAACACAATGTTTTGTTTTGGGCGAACACTATGTAATGCGAATGTGGTGAAATGTGCTCTAACCCGTACGCACGCACGTACGAATGTTTTTCTTATTGGAATACTACTTACTAAGTTAGGATACAAGATACGTACGTATATGGAGGAACGCGGCGTATGTATTGTAGAATGCAGAGTATGGCGTACCGAgatcggcggcggcgaggcggacgAAGAGTTCCTGGCCGAAGTCCGGGTAGACGCGCAGGTCGGTGAGGCCCGAGCTCCACATGACGCAGCCGGAGCCGTCGGCGCGGCGGTCGGCGCTGACGTTGCCGCTGGCGTAGGCGGTGCAGGAGCAGTTCCGGAGGCACGCCTGCCGGCATTGCTCCAGGCTGAGGCTCATGTCCACCACGCTCCGCACCGTGTCGGGCACCTTGGCGTGCCTCAGCGTGACGAACCCGTCGGTGCCGTTCCGGCAGTCGAGCGGCGTCGCCCGCACGCAGCCGTCCCGGCCGTCCCGCAGCGCCCAGGCGGCCGGCGACCTGGGGACGAAGCCGCGCAGGCAGGAGCAGACGGGCATGTTGTTGGTGTCGCAGACGCCGTTGGGCCCGCACGGCGACACCGCGTCGCACTGGTCCTTGGGCGCGTACCAGTAGAGGTTCCACGTCCCCGCCGCCTCCACCCACGTCGACCGCTGCAGCAGCCCGTTGTTCCCCGTGGTGTTCAGCCCCAGCCTCGATATGATCGACTCGTTGTGCACCTTGATAATTACCGGGCACGTAGTACAAGCCGTCAGGTGAGCAGTGAGAAGTGTACGTGTATAGTGCGTGTGCGTGCATGAGCGATGGGTTTCTTACGTGGAAGCTGTATGTGACCTCCTGGACGTTGTTGATGAAGCTGAAGGTGAAGTCGGAGTAGGTGACGGTGTCCGGCACGCCGGTGAACTGGACGCCGTCCCAGGGGCCGGAGCGCCAGACCAGGTCGTCGCCGTTCCAGATGAACACCTGGGGGTCGCCGGAGGTGACCATGGCCATGACCACGGGCCCCGGCGAGGGGTCCGACGGGCTCTTCCACGCCGTCAGCGTCCGGTTCCGCCCCTTCACGAGGTCGACCCCCAGCTTCATGTCCGGGAGCAGCGTGTCGGTCGGGTAGTCGAACCCCTCCCacgccacgccgccgcccgcgtccGCGAGCACCAGGTTGCCGTTGTCCAGGATCCGCGCCGCGGGGCTCGCCAGCGCGGCCGCCGGCTTGACCGACCACACGATGGTCGAGTTGCCCGTGGCAATGGCGAGCGTGCCGGTGGCGGACACGGAGAGCGTGGCGCCGGGGTTGTCCGCGACGGCGCCGGGGATGGGGTGCTCGCGGTTGGCGACCCAGACCACCGTGCGGACGGAGACCTTGCCGTACCAGACGCCGACGTAGGTGCTGTTGGCGCCCGGCGGGGTGAAGAAGCCGAGCACGAACTTGCCGTCGGGGACCGAGAGCAGCGTCTGGTTCGCGGCGAGCGGGCGGCCCGGCGTGACGGCGTCCCTGGCATGGCATGCCGTGGACGCGAGtagcagggggaggaggaggaggtaacaAGCAAACGAGGCCATGGCTCGATCTGAAGGAGCGGTGCCACCACGTCACTGTGGATTGTGTCACGCTCACGCGCGCTGGCGTTCGGGACGGTAGCTGCAGGATAGGGCGTTGGTGGAGGATTGCTGCATGTCGTCGTGGAGTGGAGAGTGGCTGCTCACTGCGAACCTGGACAGGAACTCTCCCTTTTAGTAGAGAACGCTGGAGCTCCAGAATCTCCGATTTCTGCAACGGAATTCAGTACAAATTGGGTAAACTAGATGGGCCGTGCAAGGACGCGTGGGTGCGTTCGTTAGCACAAAGTTGGGCACCCCGAAATACGGCGTATACGGTGGGAAACCCATGCACATACATACGAAACGAAAGTGGATACGATAAGTGAACCCCTTTATACGTTTAGTGGGGGTTATACTGAAACGGGACTCTGGAAAGTATTCATAGGATAGATCGGCTAGGTCTAGTGGACCGAGACATAACCGATTCTAGGTCGACATGCAAAATGTCATACATTTTTCTTGAAAAAAGCAAAATGCCATACATTTATCTTTTGATAATTAATCAATTCATACG
Coding sequences within:
- the LOC123079399 gene encoding receptor-like serine/threonine-protein kinase SD1-8 isoform X2 gives rise to the protein MASFACYLLLLPLLLASTACHARDAVTPGRPLAANQTLLSVPDGKFVLGFFTPPGANSTYVGVWYGKVSVRTVVWVANREHPIPGAVADNPGATLSVSATGTLAIATGNSTIVWSVKPAAALASPAARILDNGNLVLADAGGGVAWEGFDYPTDTLLPDMKLGVDLVKGRNRTLTAWKSPSDPSPGPVVMAMVTSGDPQVFIWNGDDLVWRSGPWDGVQFTGVPDTVTYSDFTFSFINNVQEVTYSFHVHNESIISRLGLNTTGNNGLLQRSTWVEAAGTWNLYWYAPKDQCDAVSPCGPNGVCDTNNMPVCSCLRGFVPRSPAAWALRDGRDGCVRATPLDCRNGTDGFVTLRHAKVPDTVRSVVDMSLSLEQCRQACLRNCSCTAYASGNVSADRRADGSGCVMWSSGLTDLRVYPDFGQELFVRLAAADLGITSKSKKKHVIVAVVASVSALAFLLALAGVFFWTRGKKKARKTGSSKWSGGSRSTPRQYDGSSHNDDLELPIFDLGTIAAATDGFSIDNKLGEGGFGPVYKGKLEDGQEIAVKTLSKTSVQGLDEFKNEVMLIAKLQHRNLVRLLGYSISGQERLLIYEYMENKSLDYFLFEKSNSIQLDWQVRYSIIEGIARGLLYLHQDSRYRIIHRDMKASNVLLDKEMTPKISDFGMARMFGSEETEINTCKVVGTYGYMAPEYAMDGVFSVKSDVFSFGVLLLEIISGRRNRGVYSYSNHLNLLGHAWSLWNEGKGVELADETMNGSFNSDQVLKCTRVGLLCVQENPDDRPLMSQVLMMLAATDTATLPTPKQPGFAARRIQMETETSSSKPDSSIFGSATVTIIEGR
- the LOC123079399 gene encoding receptor-like serine/threonine-protein kinase SD1-8 isoform X1 produces the protein MASFACYLLLLPLLLASTACHARDAVTPGRPLAANQTLLSVPDGKFVLGFFTPPGANSTYVGVWYGKVSVRTVVWVANREHPIPGAVADNPGATLSVSATGTLAIATGNSTIVWSVKPAAALASPAARILDNGNLVLADAGGGVAWEGFDYPTDTLLPDMKLGVDLVKGRNRTLTAWKSPSDPSPGPVVMAMVTSGDPQVFIWNGDDLVWRSGPWDGVQFTGVPDTVTYSDFTFSFINNVQEVTYSFHVHNESIISRLGLNTTGNNGLLQRSTWVEAAGTWNLYWYAPKDQCDAVSPCGPNGVCDTNNMPVCSCLRGFVPRSPAAWALRDGRDGCVRATPLDCRNGTDGFVTLRHAKVPDTVRSVVDMSLSLEQCRQACLRNCSCTAYASGNVSADRRADGSGCVMWSSGLTDLRVYPDFGQELFVRLAAADLGITSKSKKKHVIVAVVASVSALAFLLALAGVFFWTRGKKKARKTGSSKWSGGSRSTPRQYDGSSHNDDLELPIFDLGTIAAATDGFSIDNKLGEGGFGPVYKGKLEDGQEIAVKTLSKTSVQGLDEFKNEVMLIAKLQHRNLVRLLGYSISGQERLLIYEYMENKSLDYFLFAEKSNSIQLDWQVRYSIIEGIARGLLYLHQDSRYRIIHRDMKASNVLLDKEMTPKISDFGMARMFGSEETEINTCKVVGTYGYMAPEYAMDGVFSVKSDVFSFGVLLLEIISGRRNRGVYSYSNHLNLLGHAWSLWNEGKGVELADETMNGSFNSDQVLKCTRVGLLCVQENPDDRPLMSQVLMMLAATDTATLPTPKQPGFAARRIQMETETSSSKPDSSIFGSATVTIIEGR